One Meles meles chromosome 11, mMelMel3.1 paternal haplotype, whole genome shotgun sequence DNA segment encodes these proteins:
- the LOC123953498 gene encoding SOSS complex subunit C isoform X2, translated as MQNQSSTNHPGASIALSRPSLNKDFRDHAEQQHIAAQQKAALQHAHAHSSGYFITQDSAFGNLILPVLPRLDPE; from the exons ATGCAAAACCAATCGTCAACTAATCATCCTGGTGCGAG CATCGCACTCTCGAGACCCTCTCTTAATAAGGACTTCCGGGATCATGCCGAGCAGCAGCATATCGCAGCCCAACAAAAGGCAGCTTTGCAG cacgcacacgcacactcaTCTGGATACTTCATAACTCAAGACTCTGCCTTTGGGAACCTCATTCTTCCTGTCTTACCACGCCTTGACCCAGAATGA
- the LOC123953498 gene encoding SOSS complex subunit C isoform X1, whose protein sequence is MAANPSGQGFQNKNRVAILAELDKEKRKLLMQNQSSTNHPGASIALSRPSLNKDFRDHAEQQHIAAQQKAALQHAHAHSSGYFITQDSAFGNLILPVLPRLDPE, encoded by the exons ATGGCAGCAAACCCTTCAGGACAAG gttttcaaaacaaaaacagagttgCAATCTTGGCAGAACtggacaaagagaagagaaaattactAATGCAAAACCAATCGTCAACTAATCATCCTGGTGCGAG CATCGCACTCTCGAGACCCTCTCTTAATAAGGACTTCCGGGATCATGCCGAGCAGCAGCATATCGCAGCCCAACAAAAGGCAGCTTTGCAG cacgcacacgcacactcaTCTGGATACTTCATAACTCAAGACTCTGCCTTTGGGAACCTCATTCTTCCTGTCTTACCACGCCTTGACCCAGAATGA